In Corallococcus silvisoli, the DNA window CGTCGTCACGCACTGGCCCGACCGGGACTCGATGCACCGCGAATATGAACGCACCGCCGACTCCTTCGGCGCCGACGCGTGGATGTGCGGCCGCATCACCATGCAGGACTTCGCCGCGACGGAGGACGTGCCCAAACCCCCACCCGCGTCTCCCCTGCCCCGCACGGACTTCATCGCCCGCGAGGACGCGGAGTCCTTCGCCATCGCCGTCGACGCGCACGGAAAGCTGAACTGGGAGTCCGGCGCCCTCGACGAGGACCACCTCGTCATCGTCCTCACCGAAGCCGTCCCCGACGCCCACCTCGCCCACCTGCGCGAGCGCGGCGTCTCCTACGTCTTCGGCGGCGCGCGGGACATCGACTTCGCCCGCGTGCTGGAGACGCTCGGCCGCGCCTTCGGCATCCGGACGGTGCTGCTGGAGGGCGGTGGCGGCATCAACGGCACCCTGCTCGACGCGGGCCTCATCGACGAGGTGAGCCTGCTCGTGCACCCCACCGCCGACGGCCTGCCCGGCACCCCCACCCTCTTCGACCGGCCCCAGGGCGCCACCGGCATGGGCGCGGCCCTGGAGCTCACCCACGTGGAGCGCCGGGACTCCGGCATCGTCTGGCTGCGGTACCGCGTGCGCCCCGCCGCCCGCTGAGCCCCGCGCTTACTTGGACGGCTGGGCGCGCAGCAGCGTCGCGGACTCGTAGAGGCTCTGCTGCTGGAAGATGCCCGACGCGGCGGGGTCCTTCTCCAGCTTCTCCTGCACGCTCTTGGGCAGCTGCGCGTAGAGGTCCTGCCCCAGGAGCTCCTCGAGCTGGTCCACCGGAACGCGCGACGACTCCAGCAGCGGGACGATCTGCTCCTTCTTCGACGGGCCGTCCTTCGCGTTCGGAACCAGGTACGCGAACATCGACAGGTTGCCGTTCGGCAGCTCCAACAGCACCGTCTTGAAGTTGTGCGTGGGCACCGCGATCTTCCGGTCCTTCGAGCCCGTCGTCTCGATGGACTCGGGCGGCAGCGGCTTGCCCTTGGCGTCCAGGAACAGGTTGCCCGTGACGATGTACGCCTTGCCCCCGGTCTTCTTCACCAGGTCGCCCACCCCGCGCTCCAGCGTGCGCCACACCTGCTGGTTGTGGTTGCCCTGCTGGGGGGCGATGTTGGTCATGTAGTGGCTCTCGTTCATCGCCGCCTGCGTGGGCGAGTCCTCGGCCGGCTTCATGTGCCCCCGGTCGAAACCGGTGTTGTTGTAGTCGGAGTCCGTCACCCCGCCGCTGCGCAGCTCCGGGTCACGCACGAAGGTGCTGGTGAGCCGGCTGACGTCCGCCGGCGTCTCCTTCACGTCCGCCGCGGACAGCATGTAGCTCACGAACGTGGGCACGTTCTTGTCCGTGTCCAGCAGCGTGCGCGAGTACTCCTTCACCAGGTTCAACCCGGGCGTCGCGCCCCCAGCGCCCACGCCCTGGAGCGGATCCACCTCGCCCGCGACCTCCGCCACGCGGCTCTCCAAGGCCGCCATCTGCTGATCCGGCACCCACTGCGTGTTCGCCGCGGTCCCCGTCCCCTTCGCCTGGTTCGCCTTGGACGCGTTGATGTACGCCGTCAGCTCCTCCGAGGAGAGCTGCCCGTCGCCGTTGCCGCCCAGCAGGTCCGCGCGCTTCGCCACCGACCGCTGCCACGGGCTGTCGAAGCTGTCCACCGAAGCCGTCTGCGCGCCCCCCGCGAGCTTCGCGTCCAGCGCGGCGCGCTGCTGCTGCAGGGCCGTGGACGAGAGGAACTGCGCGTCCGTGGGCGCGGAGAGGTACGTCTCCAGCTCCGCCGCGGACACCTTGCCATTGTGGGCCCGGCGGCCCGTGCCACCGTCGTCCGCCGCCTTCAGCAGCCGCCCCTGCCAGCTCTCATCCGTCCAGCCGAACTTCTGCTGGAGGTCGGAGATGGCCACTTCCTTCGCGGCGGAGCGCTTCCAGCTTCCCCCCGTGGGCGCCACCACCGCGTTGCCAGCGGGCGCGTTGGTGGGCAGCTCCGCTCCGGCGGGCACCGCGGCGTTCGCGGGCACGGCGGCGGTGTCGGCGGCATTCGCGGGCGTGGAGCTCGGAGAGAGGGCTCGCGTCGGGATTCGCAGCGACATGCGGTGAACGTCCTCGGGGCCAGCGGGGGAGACGATCAGGGAGAGTGGGCCCCTCCACCCATCGTCGAATCGACGCGTGTCACGGTTGCGTCACACAGGCCTTTTTCTTGGGGGACCGAGCGTTTTTTGGTCCGGCTCTACACGGCTGTCACTTTATGCCGGGCTTCGAAGGGGCCGGAGGGCGGTGGCCGTCGGGGCGGGCGTGCTGGACGGTGTGGACGATGCGGGCTTCGGCCTGGAGGGTTTCGATGACGGGGGTGGGCAGCCGCGCGCGCTCGGCGGCGACGGCGAGGGTGATCAGAAAGGCCTCGCTGACCGGCCCCTGCGAGGAGGTGTCGCGGTTGGCGGGGGTGAACGCATGGGCCTCCACCACGGCGCCCGACGCGGTGCGAACGCGCACGGGGCGCTCCTCGGTGGCCAGGGCGAGGGCGGTCTCCAGGCGGGCCAGGGCGGGCCAGGCCTCGGAGGCGACGGCGCGCAGGCGGCCATACAGCCGGTGTCCGGGCGCATCCACCAGCCGTGCGACCCGGCCGCCCCAGTTGGGCACGTGGACGTCGTAGACGACGTCCACGTCCAGGGCCTCGGCGAGCTCGCCTTCCGGGAAGTCAGGCACCGGGGGCAGGCCGTGCAGGTGCCGGCTCGCCGCGGCCGGGGCCAGGTCGAGGGAGAACGCGAACCACGGACGCGAAGCCACGGGGCCAGATGCCATGGACGCGAGTGTCCCCGGCGCGCGGCGATGGGACAAGGGCCAGGGGGACGGATCCGCGCGGAGGATCCGGCCTTTCTCCGGAACCCCCGACCGCCGCTCACGTCACCACGGCGGCGAGGATGCGCTCGAAGAGCCAGGGGGCCCGCCCCAGCAGCCGCACCACGGGCCTGCGCAGGCGTGGACGGCGCGCGAGCATCAGCAGGGCCTGCGTCGTCCAGGCGTACTTGCGGAACACCTGCTGGAAGGCGCGCTCGTACGGCAGCAGGGTGTCCCGCGCGGCGCCCCTGGCGAGGGCGTCCGGGAGCAGCGCGCCCAGGGACTCCGCGCAGGCGAAGGCCAGGGTGAGCCCTTCCCCCGTCACCGCGTCCACGTAGCCCGCCGCGTCCCCCACCAGGGCGAAGCGGTCCGCGATGCGCGAGCGGGCCATGCGCGCCAGCGGCCCCGCGCCGCGCGCCTGCGAGTCGGCCTCCGCGCCCGCGAGCCGCTCCGCCAGCCGGGGGAAGCGCTCCAGCAGCGTCTCGAAGGCCACGCGCCCCGGGACGGTGCCGTCCTCCCACAGGAACGCGATGCCCACGCGCTCCGCGCCCGCGGGCGTCACGTACGCCTCGACGCCGGAGGCGAAGTGCACCTCCACGAAGGGCGACCACGGCACGCGCCGGAAGTGCCGCCGCAGCCCGAAGCGCCGGGGGCCGGTGGGCTCGACCTCCAGCCCCTCCGCGCGGCGCAGCGGTGAGCCCAGGCCGTCCGCCGCGACCAGGAACCGGGCCTCGACGGCCCCCACGGGCGTCTCCAGCCTCACCCCCGGGCCCATGCGCCGGTGCGAGACGACGTGCGTGTGCTCGCGCAGGTCCACGCCCACCTCCCGCGCTCTCGCGGTGAGCGCCGAGGACAGGGCCAGCCTGCGGACGCCCAGGCCTCCGGGCGCCGGCAGCCGCCCCTCCGCCGTGCCGCCGTCCTCCTGCACATAACGGATGCCCACGAAGGGCGCGCTGTCGCGCCGGTCCAGGTGCGCGAGCGCGCCCAGCCGCTCCAGCGCCGCGAGCCCCGAAGGCATCAGGCCCTCGCCGCACGCCTTGTCCACGGGCGCGGCGGAGCGCTCCAGCACCACCGTGTCCAGCCCCCGCTGGGCCGCCGCGATGGCCACCGCGAGCCCCGCCGGGCCCCCACCGACCACGACCACGTCGTGGCGCTTCACGGGGCGCGCGCTCCTCGCGCCACCGCGCGGCCGAAGCCGTCCGCCCGCGCCGCGACGGAGGCCGCTCCACGCCCGTGCGTCACGAGTCGTGCTCCGCGCGCACCATCGCCAGCGCGCTCTTCGCCATCTCCACCGCGAGCCCCACCGCGCCCACCTTCCTCGGCGCCGTCAGCGCTCCAGCCAGGTAGCGCCGCAGGGCTTCGCTCCGGCGCAGCTTGCCGCTGGACGTGCGGGGGAGCGTCCCGGGCTCCAGCAGGCGCACCGTGTGCGGCTGCACGCCCGTCGCCTCCACCACCGCCGCGCGGATGTCCGCCTCCACCGACGCGGTGTCGCCCCGCTCCGCCCACTCCGCCAGGATGAGCAGCGCTTCGTCCTCGCTGCCCTCGGGCGTGAAGCCCAGCGCCACCGCGCAGCCCGTGCGCACGCCCTCCACCTGGAGCAGCGGCTCCTCGAAGGCCTGGGGCGAGTGGTTCGCGCCCCGGATGATGACCAGGTCCTTCGCGCGGCCCGTCAGGTACAGCTCGCCGTCCGCGCTGAAGCCCAGGTCGCCCGTGTCCAGCCAGCCCTCGCCCCCCATCACGCGCGCCGTCGCCTCCGCGTCCCCGAAGTAGCCGCGCATCAACGACGGCCCCTTCGCGAACACGCGCCCCACCCGGCGCTCCGGCAGCGCCGCGCCGTCCTCGCCGCGCACCTGCACCTCGAAGCCCGCGACCGGCGCGCCCACGCTCACCAGCGTCCGCGCCCCGTCGCGCGCCTGGCCCTCGCGCGCCAGCGCCTCCGGATCCACGCCCAGCTCCCGGGGCCCCCGGCCTTCCGGTGGGAACGTCACCGCCAGCGACGCCTCGGACAGCCCATACACGGGGCGCAGCGCTCGCGCGGAGAAGCCCCAGCGCCCGAACCGCTCCGCGAAGCGGCGCAGCGTGTCCGCGGATACCGGCTCCGCGCCGTTGAGCGCGTGCATCCACGCCGACAGGTCCACGCCCTGGAGGTCCGCGTCCTTCACCCGCTTCAGACACAGCCCGTAGGCGAAGTTCGGCGCGGGCGACACGAAGCCCCGGTGCCGCGACAGCGCGCGCAGCCACAGCGCGGGCTTCGCGAGGAAGACCTCCGGCGGAATCAGCACCAGGCTGCCCGGGTAGTACAGCGCCGCGAGCACGCAGCCGATGAGCCCCATGTCGTGGTACAGCGGCAGCCAGCTCACGCCCACCGGCATCACGCCCGGGGACAGCGGCATCGCCACCTCCAGCGCCGCCACCTGCGCCACCAGCGCCCCGTGCGTCAGCGCCACCGGCTTTGGATCCACCGTGGACCCGGACGAGAACTGGATGAGCCCCAGCGCGTCGGGCGTCACCTCCACCTCCAGGTCCTCGTCGCCGTGCATCACCGCGTCCACGGTGTGACAGCCCAGCGGGGGCCGGGCCTGCTCCACGCTCGGGCCCAGCAGCAGCCGCACGCGCGTGTCCGTCAGCACCACGACCGCGCCGGTGAGCTGGAGCATGCGCGCCGTCGACCGGTGGTACTCCTCCAGCCGGCCCAGCCGCACCGGCGGATAGAGCGGCACCGGCACCGCGCCCGCCAGCAGCGCGCCGAAGTAGGCGTCCATGAACGCGGGGGACGTGGGCAGCAGCAGGGCCACCCGGTCCCCCGGCTTCACGCCCAGCCGCGCGAGCCCCGCGGCCGCGCGCTTCGCCCTCCGGTACACCTGCGACCACGGCAGGGACGTCTCGTGCTCGGAGGCGTCCACGAACACGAGCCCCAGCGACGTGCGCGACGTCGCCTTCAACATCGCGTTCACCGTGGCGTGCTTCAGCGCCGGCAGGGGCGGCCCCTTCACGGGTGCGCTCCCGCGTCCTGCTTCGACTCCGCGACCCGGGCGGCCACGCGCCGCGCCAGGTCCTCCACCGTGCGCACGCCCTGCGCGTCCTCCTCCGACAGCATCACCCGGAAGCGGTTCTCCAGCCCCACCGCCAGCACCGTCAGCCCCAGGCTGTCCAGGTGCAGGTCGCGCAGCAGGTCATGCGCGGGCTCCACCGCGCCCTCGAACTCCAGCTCCTCGCGGGCGATGCGGCGGATCTCCGCCAGCACCTCCGTCACGGCATCAACCACGGCGAACCTCCGGAATGAAGCGCGGACGGTCGGCGAACGCCTCGGAATACACCGCGCCGAGCGCCGCCTCCTCCGCGCGAATGCGCACGAACAGCAGGGCCGCGTTGCCCGCCGTGAAGACCGCCGCCGTCACCCACGCCCCGTGGATGAGCGGCACGCACCACAGCTCCAGCACCACCGCCACGTAATTGGGGTGCCGCAGGAACCGGTACGGCCCGCCCGTCACCGGCGCCAGCCCCGGCACCACGATGATGCGCGAGTTCCACCGGTCCCCCAGCGTCCCGATGGCCCAGTACCGCAGGCCCTGCGCCACCACAGCCCCCGCCAGCGCCGCCCAGCTCCACGCGCCCCAGAAGGGCCGGTGGAAGCCGAACACCTCCACCGCGCACGCCACGAGGAACAGCGTGTGGAACGCCACCATGAACCGGTAGTGCCCCTGCCCCGTCTCCACGCCCCCGCGCGCGAAGGCCCGCGCCGCGTTGCGCTTGGACAGCACCAGCTCCAGGAGCCGCTCCGCGACGAGCAGCCCCATGAAGCCCGCGAACAACCCCTGGGTGCCGGTCACCAGCGCACCAACACCATCTCCGCGCAGAAGCCCGGTCCCATCGCCATCACCACGCCCCAGTCACCCGGCTTCGCGCCCGCCTCCTCCAGCGTCTCGCCCAGCACGAAGAGCACGGACGCGCTGGACAGGTTGCCCACCTGCCGCAGCGACCTCCACGAGCGCTCCAGCGCGCCTGCCTCCAGCTCCAGCGCGGCCTCGAAGCCCTCCAGCACCTTGGGCCCGCCCGTGTGCGCCACCCAGTGCCTCACGTCCCGGCGGGTCAGCCCGTGCCCGGCGAGGAAGCCGTCCACGTTGCCCCGGATGTGCTCGTTCACCAGCTGCGGCACCTTCGCGGACAGCACCACCTTGAAGCCCGTGTCCACGACGTCCCAGCCCATCACCCGTTCAGTGTCCGGGTAGAACACCGACCGCGACGCCACCACGCGCGGGCCCGGGGCGGCGGTGGAGGCCGGGGCCTCCGCGCCCCGCAGCACCACGCACGCCGCGCCGTCGCCGAAGAGGCCGGAGGCGATGATGTTGGGGATGGACAGGTCCTCGCGCTGGAGCGTCAGCGAGCACAGCTCCGTGGCGATGAGCAGCGCCGTCTGCTGGGGGAACGCGCGCAGGTAGTCCGCCGCCCGCGCCAGCCCCGCCGCGCCCGCCACGCAGCCCAGGCCGAAGATGGGCGTGCGCTTCACGTCCTCGCGCAGGCCCATGCGGTTGACCAGCCGCGCGTCCACGCTGGGCGTGGCGATGCCCGTCACCGTGACGAAGAAGACGTGGTCCACGTCCTTCGGCGTGAGGCCCGCGCGCGACAGCGCCTGGCGCGCGACGTGCTCCGACAGCTCCGTGGCCACGCGGATCCACGCGTCGTTGCGCTGCTGGAACGTCGCGAGCGCCGGGTACTCCTCCAGGGGCAGCGCCAGGTGCCGTCCGCCCACCTGCACGTTGCGGTGCAGCTCTTCCAGGCGCCCCAGGTTGAAGTGCTTCGTCGCCCACAGGTCGCGCAGGGCCGCGATGAGCTGATCCTGGCTGGCGTAATGCGAAGGGAGCGCGCGACCCACCGCGCTCACGGAAGGGGATGGCGCGAGGTCGTGAACGGTCGTGCTGGGCATGAAGTCCTGGAGAGTCCCACCCTGGAGGTCGAGTCCACTGGCTTAATCGGCTGGCGGGCCGGATGCGATGGTCTATCGACAGGCCTGCACGCACCTGAACCCCGCCCCCCACGCATTGTTGCGCACGCGACGCCCTCGCGCACTCCTGGCGCGGCGCTCCTTGCGGTCTCCTGTCGCGAAGGCCCCATCAAGGCAGCGCCGGGCAACGCGCCACCCTCCACGTCAGGCGGGCGGCGGCGCTTCGTGGCCCGCGTCTGTCCTTCCCGCGACGCCAGACAGCGCTCCCGACCAGCGTCGGTTCCAGGGAGGGCTCGCTAGCATCGGGCCGCTCGGGAGCAGGGGGATGCGATGCGGATTGTCTGTGTGGGCGGGGGTCCAGCGGGGTTGTACTTCGCGATCCTGGCGAAGCGGTCCAACGCGCGACACGACGTCACCGTCGTCGAACGCAACCCCGCCGGGGTGACGCAAGGCTGGGGCGTCGTGTTCTGGGATGACCTGCTGGACGACCTCTACCGGAACGACCCGGTGAGCGCGCGGTGGATCGAGAAGAACGCGACGCGCTGGGACACGCAGGAGGTGCACCTGCGGAGCGAATCCGCGCCCCACCTGGGCGGCCCTGGGTTCGCGCTGGGCCGCGAGCGGCTGTTGGACATCCTGGCCCGGCGGGCGCGGGGGCTCGGGGTGGACATCCGCTACCAGTACGACGTCGCGGACGCCTCCGCGTTCACGGACGCGGAGCTGATTGTCGCCTGCGATGGCGCCAACAGCCGGCTCCGCCAGCGGCACGCCAACCATTTCCAGACACAGGTCGAGGAGGGACGGAACAAGTTCATCTGGCTGGGAACGAACCAGGTGTTCGACGCCTTCACGTTCGCCTTCGAGGAGACGCCCGCCGGATGGATCTGGTTCCACGGCTATCGCTTCGACCGCGACACCAGCACCTGCGTCATCGAGTGCCAGCAGGAGACATGGGAGGCCCTCGGCTTCGACACCCTGGGACCCGGGGAGACGCTCCGGCGGCTGGAGGCGATCTTCCAGGGCCAGCTGAAGGGCCATGCGCTCTTCCATCAGCCGCGCGGCCTGGGCAAGGCGCCGTGGCTCCACTTCCAGCGCATCACCAACGAGCGCTGGTACCACGACAACGTCGTGCTCATGGGCGACGCCGCCCACACCACCCACTTCTCCATTGGCTCGGGGACGAAGCTGGCCATCCAGGATGCCATCTCGCTCGCCCAGAAGCTGCGGGCCCACGACCACCTGCCCACCGCGCTCGACGCGTACGAAGAGGAGCGGCGTGCCGCCCTGATGGCGATCCAGCTCGCGGCGCACAGCAGCGCCCAGTGGTTCGAGAACGTCCCCAGCTACATCGACCCGGACGCGACGCGGTTCGCCTACGCGCTGTTGAATCGCCGGGGCAGCTCCGTGTGGAGCTACCTGCTGCTGATGGCCAGCCAGCGGCCCGCCCTGCGCGGCGCGCTGCGCACGCTCCACTCCTCCCGGCAGTGGATCCGC includes these proteins:
- a CDS encoding gamma-glutamylcyclotransferase family protein, with the protein product MASGPVASRPWFAFSLDLAPAAASRHLHGLPPVPDFPEGELAEALDVDVVYDVHVPNWGGRVARLVDAPGHRLYGRLRAVASEAWPALARLETALALATEERPVRVRTASGAVVEAHAFTPANRDTSSQGPVSEAFLITLAVAAERARLPTPVIETLQAEARIVHTVQHARPDGHRPPAPSKPGIK
- a CDS encoding isoprenylcysteine carboxyl methyltransferase family protein; protein product: MVTGTQGLFAGFMGLLVAERLLELVLSKRNAARAFARGGVETGQGHYRFMVAFHTLFLVACAVEVFGFHRPFWGAWSWAALAGAVVAQGLRYWAIGTLGDRWNSRIIVVPGLAPVTGGPYRFLRHPNYVAVVLELWCVPLIHGAWVTAAVFTAGNAALLFVRIRAEEAALGAVYSEAFADRPRFIPEVRRG
- a CDS encoding acyl carrier protein, with the translated sequence MVDAVTEVLAEIRRIAREELEFEGAVEPAHDLLRDLHLDSLGLTVLAVGLENRFRVMLSEEDAQGVRTVEDLARRVAARVAESKQDAGAHP
- a CDS encoding fatty acyl-AMP ligase, with protein sequence MKGPPLPALKHATVNAMLKATSRTSLGLVFVDASEHETSLPWSQVYRRAKRAAAGLARLGVKPGDRVALLLPTSPAFMDAYFGALLAGAVPVPLYPPVRLGRLEEYHRSTARMLQLTGAVVVLTDTRVRLLLGPSVEQARPPLGCHTVDAVMHGDEDLEVEVTPDALGLIQFSSGSTVDPKPVALTHGALVAQVAALEVAMPLSPGVMPVGVSWLPLYHDMGLIGCVLAALYYPGSLVLIPPEVFLAKPALWLRALSRHRGFVSPAPNFAYGLCLKRVKDADLQGVDLSAWMHALNGAEPVSADTLRRFAERFGRWGFSARALRPVYGLSEASLAVTFPPEGRGPRELGVDPEALAREGQARDGARTLVSVGAPVAGFEVQVRGEDGAALPERRVGRVFAKGPSLMRGYFGDAEATARVMGGEGWLDTGDLGFSADGELYLTGRAKDLVIIRGANHSPQAFEEPLLQVEGVRTGCAVALGFTPEGSEDEALLILAEWAERGDTASVEADIRAAVVEATGVQPHTVRLLEPGTLPRTSSGKLRRSEALRRYLAGALTAPRKVGAVGLAVEMAKSALAMVRAEHDS
- a CDS encoding type III polyketide synthase, whose amino-acid sequence is MPSTTVHDLAPSPSVSAVGRALPSHYASQDQLIAALRDLWATKHFNLGRLEELHRNVQVGGRHLALPLEEYPALATFQQRNDAWIRVATELSEHVARQALSRAGLTPKDVDHVFFVTVTGIATPSVDARLVNRMGLREDVKRTPIFGLGCVAGAAGLARAADYLRAFPQQTALLIATELCSLTLQREDLSIPNIIASGLFGDGAACVVLRGAEAPASTAAPGPRVVASRSVFYPDTERVMGWDVVDTGFKVVLSAKVPQLVNEHIRGNVDGFLAGHGLTRRDVRHWVAHTGGPKVLEGFEAALELEAGALERSWRSLRQVGNLSSASVLFVLGETLEEAGAKPGDWGVVMAMGPGFCAEMVLVRW
- a CDS encoding FAD-dependent monooxygenase, which gives rise to MYFAILAKRSNARHDVTVVERNPAGVTQGWGVVFWDDLLDDLYRNDPVSARWIEKNATRWDTQEVHLRSESAPHLGGPGFALGRERLLDILARRARGLGVDIRYQYDVADASAFTDAELIVACDGANSRLRQRHANHFQTQVEEGRNKFIWLGTNQVFDAFTFAFEETPAGWIWFHGYRFDRDTSTCVIECQQETWEALGFDTLGPGETLRRLEAIFQGQLKGHALFHQPRGLGKAPWLHFQRITNERWYHDNVVLMGDAAHTTHFSIGSGTKLAIQDAISLAQKLRAHDHLPTALDAYEEERRAALMAIQLAAHSSAQWFENVPSYIDPDATRFAYALLNRRGSSVWSYLLLMASQRPALRGALRTLHSSRQWIRAQRRDREAARMM
- a CDS encoding RibD family protein, whose amino-acid sequence is MKPLVICHMLSSIDGRIVVTHWPDRDSMHREYERTADSFGADAWMCGRITMQDFAATEDVPKPPPASPLPRTDFIAREDAESFAIAVDAHGKLNWESGALDEDHLVIVLTEAVPDAHLAHLRERGVSYVFGGARDIDFARVLETLGRAFGIRTVLLEGGGGINGTLLDAGLIDEVSLLVHPTADGLPGTPTLFDRPQGATGMGAALELTHVERRDSGIVWLRYRVRPAAR
- a CDS encoding DNA/RNA non-specific endonuclease, which translates into the protein MSLRIPTRALSPSSTPANAADTAAVPANAAVPAGAELPTNAPAGNAVVAPTGGSWKRSAAKEVAISDLQQKFGWTDESWQGRLLKAADDGGTGRRAHNGKVSAAELETYLSAPTDAQFLSSTALQQQRAALDAKLAGGAQTASVDSFDSPWQRSVAKRADLLGGNGDGQLSSEELTAYINASKANQAKGTGTAANTQWVPDQQMAALESRVAEVAGEVDPLQGVGAGGATPGLNLVKEYSRTLLDTDKNVPTFVSYMLSAADVKETPADVSRLTSTFVRDPELRSGGVTDSDYNNTGFDRGHMKPAEDSPTQAAMNESHYMTNIAPQQGNHNQQVWRTLERGVGDLVKKTGGKAYIVTGNLFLDAKGKPLPPESIETTGSKDRKIAVPTHNFKTVLLELPNGNLSMFAYLVPNAKDGPSKKEQIVPLLESSRVPVDQLEELLGQDLYAQLPKSVQEKLEKDPAASGIFQQQSLYESATLLRAQPSK
- a CDS encoding NAD(P)/FAD-dependent oxidoreductase, which codes for MKRHDVVVVGGGPAGLAVAIAAAQRGLDTVVLERSAAPVDKACGEGLMPSGLAALERLGALAHLDRRDSAPFVGIRYVQEDGGTAEGRLPAPGGLGVRRLALSSALTARAREVGVDLREHTHVVSHRRMGPGVRLETPVGAVEARFLVAADGLGSPLRRAEGLEVEPTGPRRFGLRRHFRRVPWSPFVEVHFASGVEAYVTPAGAERVGIAFLWEDGTVPGRVAFETLLERFPRLAERLAGAEADSQARGAGPLARMARSRIADRFALVGDAAGYVDAVTGEGLTLAFACAESLGALLPDALARGAARDTLLPYERAFQQVFRKYAWTTQALLMLARRPRLRRPVVRLLGRAPWLFERILAAVVT